CTTTTTATTATGCCGTTTGCCTCATGCCGGCCCCCAAATCGCCCGGCCCTAGGCCGGGGAACGACCAGATTGTTATCGTTTCACAAATATGATATTGTATCTTTGAACCTTCTATGAAACCATCCGAAATAATGCTCCGGATATTTCATGATCCATCCCGAAATCACGTCGTTGTGCGCCTTTTGCGCTGCCGCGATGAATTCATCCTCGCTGTCGCGTGAAACCGTGATTTCGGGGCACGCCTCTATCTTCACATGGTAGGTGCCGTCGTGCTGCAGGATCGCGTAGGGAAGAACCACGCCGCAGCCGGTCTTGCACTGCATGCCCGCCATGGTGCGGTAGGTCCTGGCGGGTTTGCCGAGAAACGGGACGACCGTGCCCTGGTCTCCGGCGTACTGATCGATGAGCATGGCAAGAATGCCGTTCTGCTTGAGCACGGTGAGCATCTTCCGGAGCGCACCCGCCGCGTAGAACAGGGTCACGTTTGTTTCTTTCCTTTTTTCATGCATCCATTTTTCAACGAGCGTATTGTGGAGGCGGCCGGAGAAAACGTTCAGCTCCTTATAGCGCGACCCGAACATGGCGGCCAGGAGCTCCCAATTGCCGAAATGGGCGAGCACGGCGATTACGCCTTTGCCCCGCGCCAGGGCGGAATCCACGAGCTCGATGTTCTCGACTGTAAAGGCCGGGGGTTTTTTGCCTATGCGCAGCAATTCCACGCCGTATTTGCCCATGTTCCTGTAAAGGGCTTTCACCATGGCGGGCCTGCCCGACTCCTTGAACAGCCCAACGTGATCGAGGTTGCAGTCAACGATTTTGCGGTAAAAACCGGAATAGTATAATGCAAGGCCGCCGACGCCGCCGAGCCACAGCGTCACCCGCCGCGGCAGCATGCCAGCGATGATTTCGATGGTCCTGAGGCCGACGTATTCGAGGACGTGGGAGAATCGTTTCATTATATTTCTTTTTTCAGGATGATTTTTTATTGGATGAAAATTATTTGAAAAGATATGCCGGTGTAATGAAAATAAATGAATGATTTATATTGAGAGGTTAATTAAAGTATAGTTGATATTGATTGAGCGGGGGAAGTCTCCCCCTGGCCCCCGGCTTCCGGCGTACTCCCAATACAAAGCTATACTATGTAAAGGAGTGCGCCGGCGATCCGGGGGCACACCCCCTCTTTGGCGCCGGAGTCCTACGGTATGCGGAAACCCGGGTGGCTACCGACCCATCTGTGGCGGGTCGAGCTTTACACGGCGGAAGAAGAGAATAGTATATCGGCATAGTGCCATTTGCGAATCCTGTCATGTCCCTGGAATTATAGCTCAGAAGAAGTGTTATCTTTTTTCGCAAGCGTCAATATAAGATATGGAAGAGCTCTTATGCCATGCGTTAGGCAGGACTGGAGGCCGCGCTGGAGCGCGGTGCTGCCCGGCCCTCGCCGTCAGGCTTATGGGGGCCGTGGCAGCCCGAGCCGATAGGCGAGACCGGAAGGACGGCCGACCCCGCGAAGCCGGGGAACGCCCGACTTGACTTATTATAACATGAAAAGAGAATAATCATGAAATGCATCGTCATGTTCTCTGGCGGGCTCGACAGCACCATTGCCGTGCACCTGATGCAGCGGCAGGGGCTCGACGCCCTCGCCCTGCATTTTATCCTGCCGTTTTACTCGGGGTTCGCTCTCGGCCACGAGGGAATCAAGAAACGCGCGGCGGCGCTCGGCGTGCCGCTGCGCATCGAGGAGGAGGGCGAGGAATACCTTGCCATGTTCAAGACACGCAGCTACGGGTTCGGGAAAAACGTCAACCCGTGCCTTGACTGCCGCATACACCGCCTTGAAAAGGCGAAGCGCATCATGGAGGAGACCGGCGCGTCATTTGTCGCCACCGGCGAGGTGGTGGGCCAGCGGCCCATGTCGCAGCGAAGGGACTGCCTTGACATAATAGAAAAGAAGACGGGCCTCAGGGGGCTCCTTGTGCGGCCGCTGTGCGCGCGGCTCCTGCGGCCCACCGTTCCCGAAGAGCAAGGATGGGTGAAGCGCGGCGAGCTGCTCGATTTTTCGGGCAGGGGCCGCAAGGGCCAGATGGCCTATGCCGCGCGGTTCGGGCTCAGCTATCCCATGCCCGCGGGCGGCTGCATCCTCACCAACGGCCGCACCGCCGAGCGTTACGCCGATCTTGCCGCCGATACGCCCGATTTTTCACTCAACGATTTCAAGCTGCTGGCCTGGGGCCGGCATTTTCGCCTGGGCCCGTCGCTCAGGTTCATCGTGGCCAGGGACGACGGCGAAAACGGCATTTTGGAAAAACTTGTTCTGCCGGCGGACGGGTTGGTGCTCATGAGAGATGTTCTGGGCCCGCTCGGGGTCCTTCGCGGAACATTCAGCGAAGACCAGGCCCGGCTTGCCTGCTCGATCTTCGCGAAGTACACGCGGGCGCGCGGCGGCGCCGCCGCCGCGGTGGAATTGACAAGCGGCGGTGTGAAAACGGTGTACGAGGTCGCGCCGGCAAGCGAGGAACTATGCGGGAAATACAGGATATGAGATTCCTGCAGTGATAACAAATTCCAGGTTCCACATTCCCGACGTAAATTATTGACTTTGGAACATGGAACCTTTAATCTTATTTCAGCAGCACCTTCCCCTTGGTGAGCCTGTTCGCTTCATTGATTTCAACAATGTACAGCCCCGCCGGAAGGCATTTGTCAAGCAGTATCATCCCGCTGCCGGTAGCATTGACGCTTCCCTCGTACAAGCATTTCCCGGAGATGGAATAGATCCTCACGTCGGGCTGGCCGGTAAATGCCCTGTCCTGAATGATCCGGATGCGGCTCCCGTCGCTTAAAATCCTCAGAGGGCCCGCCGCGGCTTTCGCATTCTGCATCACTTCAACGGGCGCAATCACAAAGCTGTCAGCGGGGCTGAAAAGCTGGTAGTTCCTTCCGCAGCTCACGTGCCAGAACCATGTTCCCTGCGTCATATCGACGAGGGGCGCGTAAAAGGTGTCGGGGACGGGAACGGTGGTGTAATTCTGCGTAAAGTTGCGGTCTGAGGCGGCTTCGATCCGGTAGCCGCCGGCGTTGGCCACCGGGTGCCACAAAAACGTCGGCCTTTTGGTCGAAAGGGTCGCGCCGTTGAACCGGATGAGGAATGGAATCGTATCGGGCATGATCTGGAACGTGTCGACGGTTGACCATTTGTCAACGAGGTCCGATTTCACCCGCCAGTAAATGGTGCTTATGGGAAAATCCGTTTGCGCAACATAGTGCGTGTCGGGCATGGGCGACAGCAATACCAAATTGGTGAAAAGGCCGTTGGTTGCCGCCTCCAGGGTGTAGGTGGTCGCGCCTGCAACGGGATGCCATGCGAGTGCGGGTCTTCGCTCCTGGGTGACCTTGGGCTCATAGGGGATGAGCAACGGGACCCTCGGGTCCTGGATGACGAACGAACCGATTTCCGAGTAATACATCGTGGAGTCGTTTATGCCGGCGATCACCTGCCAGTAGATCGTGTCGACGGGAAGGTCGATGGGAACCTGGTAGGTCGTGTCGAGCAGCGGCGTTTTCAGGCACGGCTTGGCGAACAGACGCGTGGTGTCAACCTGGACCGTGTAGGCCGCGGCCTGCGGCACTGTGTGCCAGGACAGCGCGGGCCTGCGGTTGGTGGTCGGGCTCGGCACGGGGATGAGAATGGGACTGGAATATGGCGGAAAATTGTACAGGCCAGTTATCTCTGACTGTGACAGCGCACGATTGAAAATAATGACTTCGTCGATCGCGCCCTGGAAATAGTACGTATTGTCAGGCTTCCGTCCGATAATGAGCGGGCCCGTGGAAGAGAGCACCGGTCCATATGCCGCAACCTGTTCCGGCTGCAGCACGCCGTTGAGATAGGCGCGCAGCGTCGTGCCGTCCCATGTGCCTGCCACGTGGCTCCATTTGTTCAACGGAATAAGCTGGCTGCAATTGGTGTTGTTCTGGCCGTTGCTATTCCAGACGCAAAAGTAAATTCCGCCGTTCATCGCCATTCCAAGGCACCAAGTGTTCTCGCTTTGGGTTGAATTGGACATGCCGACGATCCGGTACCACATGCTTCCTTTTTCCGGCTTTATCCATGCAGAAACACTCAGCTGGTTGGTGATCGTGAGCGAATTGCTGTTGGGGACCGAAACGTAATCGTTGACGCCGTCACAATACAGCGCATTGCCGGAATAGCCGGCGACCCAGGCCGGGCCTCCATATGCGGAGCCGTTGTTTCCATTGCCGCTGTAGTCGTTGCAATTGTTGTCGAGGGGATAATAGGCTATGGTTCCGGCCGGCAGCGAATAGGTATTAAGTGCGAGGGCGTAACAAAAGAGAAAAAAAGCCTGAAAGAAGAAGGAACGGTGATTCATGCGATCCCCCTTTAATAATGGTGAAATGGCTTTAATATTATCTATTGTTAATATAAAGATATCTTTGACAAATTGCAAGACTTATGTATTTAAATGAAGGGCGGTTTAAGCACTTGAAATGCCATGAAAAAATGAGGTTTGTTTGGTGGCAGGCCTCACCCCGCCCGCC
This genomic window from Chitinivibrionales bacterium contains:
- a CDS encoding lysophospholipid acyltransferase family protein, which translates into the protein MKRFSHVLEYVGLRTIEIIAGMLPRRVTLWLGGVGGLALYYSGFYRKIVDCNLDHVGLFKESGRPAMVKALYRNMGKYGVELLRIGKKPPAFTVENIELVDSALARGKGVIAVLAHFGNWELLAAMFGSRYKELNVFSGRLHNTLVEKWMHEKRKETNVTLFYAAGALRKMLTVLKQNGILAMLIDQYAGDQGTVVPFLGKPARTYRTMAGMQCKTGCGVVLPYAILQHDGTYHVKIEACPEITVSRDSEDEFIAAAQKAHNDVISGWIMKYPEHYFGWFHRRFKDTISYL
- a CDS encoding LamG-like jellyroll fold domain-containing protein — encoded protein: MNHRSFFFQAFFLFCYALALNTYSLPAGTIAYYPLDNNCNDYSGNGNNGSAYGGPAWVAGYSGNALYCDGVNDYVSVPNSNSLTITNQLSVSAWIKPEKGSMWYRIVGMSNSTQSENTWCLGMAMNGGIYFCVWNSNGQNNTNCSQLIPLNKWSHVAGTWDGTTLRAYLNGVLQPEQVAAYGPVLSSTGPLIIGRKPDNTYYFQGAIDEVIIFNRALSQSEITGLYNFPPYSSPILIPVPSPTTNRRPALSWHTVPQAAAYTVQVDTTRLFAKPCLKTPLLDTTYQVPIDLPVDTIYWQVIAGINDSTMYYSEIGSFVIQDPRVPLLIPYEPKVTQERRPALAWHPVAGATTYTLEAATNGLFTNLVLLSPMPDTHYVAQTDFPISTIYWRVKSDLVDKWSTVDTFQIMPDTIPFLIRFNGATLSTKRPTFLWHPVANAGGYRIEAASDRNFTQNYTTVPVPDTFYAPLVDMTQGTWFWHVSCGRNYQLFSPADSFVIAPVEVMQNAKAAAGPLRILSDGSRIRIIQDRAFTGQPDVRIYSISGKCLYEGSVNATGSGMILLDKCLPAGLYIVEINEANRLTKGKVLLK